The following coding sequences lie in one Alosa sapidissima isolate fAloSap1 chromosome 15, fAloSap1.pri, whole genome shotgun sequence genomic window:
- the LOC121683545 gene encoding uncharacterized protein LOC121683545 isoform X2 codes for MANVDTAERRVQEVGAPGELKERLKSHVRAFRVRRKPYWVPQRGWGQNNMNDMNTEDTQARKDLRPTEAASEKVNVENTLVEEDLQPDEPVLQPAEPASWVMGYGQMWREMTEQDGPVLCSNVPIIHSGSGSRDHFPAEWALDHLMEEQRASANKEGPVSERANMEETEAKEDVQPGEPASWVVAYGQMWREMTEQDGPVLCSNMPIIYWWLGFVNVDRLVEHGEQDRSLWTAKRHLLSSNIYCPSTAQMPFNWPTLYYIIITLLLLLLL; via the exons ATGGCTAACGTGGACACTGCTGAGAGAAGGGTGCAGGAAGTTGGAGCTCCAGGAGAACTCAAGGAAAGACTGAAGTCTCATGTACGGGCTTTTAGAGTGAGGCGTAAGCCATACTGGGTGCCCCAGAGAGGCTGGGGACAAAACAACATGAATGACATGAACACGGAGGACACTCAGGCAAGAAAGGATCTTCGGCCTACTGAAGCAGCCAGTGAGAAGGTGAACGTGGAGAATACTCTGGTTGAGGAGGATCTTCAGCCTGATGAACCAGTTCTTCAGCCTGCTGAGCCAGCCA GCTGGGTTATGGGCTACGGCCAGATGTGGCGGGAAATGACCGAGCAAGATGGCCCTGTGCTTTGCAGCAACGTGCCCATCATACACT CCGGTTCTGGTTCCAGAGACCATTTCCCAGCTGAATGGGCCCTTGACCACCTGATGGAGGAGCAGAGGGCATCAGCGAACAAGGAGGGACCAGTCAGTGAGAGGGCAAATATGGAGGAGACTGAGGCCAAAGAGGATGTGCAGCCTGGTGAACCAGCAA GCTGGGTTGTGGCCTATGGCCAGATGTGGCGGGAAATGACCGAGCAAGATGGTCCTGTGCTTTGCAGCAACATGCCCATCATATACT GGTGGCTGGGCTTTGTGAACGTGGACAGGCTGGTAGAGCACGGGGAGCAGGACAGGTCATTGTGGACAGCCAAGAGACATCTACTGTCAAGCAACATCTACTGTCCTTCAACTGCTCAGATGCCCTTCAACTGGCCTACGTTATATTACatcattattacattattattattactactgtTATGA
- the LOC121683545 gene encoding uncharacterized protein LOC121683545 isoform X3, whose protein sequence is MANVDTAERRVQEVGAPGELKERLKSHVRAFRVRRKPYWVPQRGWGQNNMNDMNTEDTQARKDLRPTEAASEKVNVENTLVEEDLQPDEPVLQPAEPASWVMGYGQMWREMTEQDGPVLCSNVPIIHSGSGSRDHFPAEWALDHLMEEQRASANKEGPVSERANMEETEAKEDVQPGWVVAYGQMWREMTEQDGPVLCSNMPIIYWWLGFVNVDRLVEHGEQDRSLWTAKRHLLSSNIYCPSTAQMPFNWPTLYYIIITLLLLLLL, encoded by the exons ATGGCTAACGTGGACACTGCTGAGAGAAGGGTGCAGGAAGTTGGAGCTCCAGGAGAACTCAAGGAAAGACTGAAGTCTCATGTACGGGCTTTTAGAGTGAGGCGTAAGCCATACTGGGTGCCCCAGAGAGGCTGGGGACAAAACAACATGAATGACATGAACACGGAGGACACTCAGGCAAGAAAGGATCTTCGGCCTACTGAAGCAGCCAGTGAGAAGGTGAACGTGGAGAATACTCTGGTTGAGGAGGATCTTCAGCCTGATGAACCAGTTCTTCAGCCTGCTGAGCCAGCCA GCTGGGTTATGGGCTACGGCCAGATGTGGCGGGAAATGACCGAGCAAGATGGCCCTGTGCTTTGCAGCAACGTGCCCATCATACACT CCGGTTCTGGTTCCAGAGACCATTTCCCAGCTGAATGGGCCCTTGACCACCTGATGGAGGAGCAGAGGGCATCAGCGAACAAGGAGGGACCAGTCAGTGAGAGGGCAAATATGGAGGAGACTGAGGCCAAAGAGGATGTGCAGCCTG GCTGGGTTGTGGCCTATGGCCAGATGTGGCGGGAAATGACCGAGCAAGATGGTCCTGTGCTTTGCAGCAACATGCCCATCATATACT GGTGGCTGGGCTTTGTGAACGTGGACAGGCTGGTAGAGCACGGGGAGCAGGACAGGTCATTGTGGACAGCCAAGAGACATCTACTGTCAAGCAACATCTACTGTCCTTCAACTGCTCAGATGCCCTTCAACTGGCCTACGTTATATTACatcattattacattattattattactactgtTATGA
- the LOC121683545 gene encoding uncharacterized protein LOC121683545 isoform X1 — protein sequence MANVDTAERRVQEVGAPGELKERLKSHVRAFRVRRKPYWVPQRGWGQNNMNDMNTEDTQARKDLRPTEAASEKVNVENTLVEEDLQPDEPVLQPAEPASWVMGYGQMWREMTEQDGPVLCSNVPIIHSGSGSRDHFPAEWALDHLMEEQRASANKEGPVSERANMEETEAKEDVQPGEPASNLFNFFLKGWVVAYGQMWREMTEQDGPVLCSNMPIIYWWLGFVNVDRLVEHGEQDRSLWTAKRHLLSSNIYCPSTAQMPFNWPTLYYIIITLLLLLLL from the exons ATGGCTAACGTGGACACTGCTGAGAGAAGGGTGCAGGAAGTTGGAGCTCCAGGAGAACTCAAGGAAAGACTGAAGTCTCATGTACGGGCTTTTAGAGTGAGGCGTAAGCCATACTGGGTGCCCCAGAGAGGCTGGGGACAAAACAACATGAATGACATGAACACGGAGGACACTCAGGCAAGAAAGGATCTTCGGCCTACTGAAGCAGCCAGTGAGAAGGTGAACGTGGAGAATACTCTGGTTGAGGAGGATCTTCAGCCTGATGAACCAGTTCTTCAGCCTGCTGAGCCAGCCA GCTGGGTTATGGGCTACGGCCAGATGTGGCGGGAAATGACCGAGCAAGATGGCCCTGTGCTTTGCAGCAACGTGCCCATCATACACT CCGGTTCTGGTTCCAGAGACCATTTCCCAGCTGAATGGGCCCTTGACCACCTGATGGAGGAGCAGAGGGCATCAGCGAACAAGGAGGGACCAGTCAGTGAGAGGGCAAATATGGAGGAGACTGAGGCCAAAGAGGATGTGCAGCCTGGTGAACCAGCAA GTAACCTTTTCAATTTCTTTCTAAAAGGCTGGGTTGTGGCCTATGGCCAGATGTGGCGGGAAATGACCGAGCAAGATGGTCCTGTGCTTTGCAGCAACATGCCCATCATATACT GGTGGCTGGGCTTTGTGAACGTGGACAGGCTGGTAGAGCACGGGGAGCAGGACAGGTCATTGTGGACAGCCAAGAGACATCTACTGTCAAGCAACATCTACTGTCCTTCAACTGCTCAGATGCCCTTCAACTGGCCTACGTTATATTACatcattattacattattattattactactgtTATGA
- the LOC121683545 gene encoding uncharacterized protein LOC121683545 isoform X6, translating into MANVDTAERRVQEVGAPGELKERLKSHVRAFRVRRKPYWVPQRGWGQNNMNDMNTEDTQARKDLRPTEAASEKVNVENTLVEEDLQPDEPVLQPAEPASWVMGYGQMWREMTEQDGPVLCSNVPIIHSGSGSRDHFPAEWALDHLMEEQRASANKEGPVSERANMEETEAKEDVQPGWVVAYGQMWREMTEQDGPVLCSNMPIIYSGPGSS; encoded by the exons ATGGCTAACGTGGACACTGCTGAGAGAAGGGTGCAGGAAGTTGGAGCTCCAGGAGAACTCAAGGAAAGACTGAAGTCTCATGTACGGGCTTTTAGAGTGAGGCGTAAGCCATACTGGGTGCCCCAGAGAGGCTGGGGACAAAACAACATGAATGACATGAACACGGAGGACACTCAGGCAAGAAAGGATCTTCGGCCTACTGAAGCAGCCAGTGAGAAGGTGAACGTGGAGAATACTCTGGTTGAGGAGGATCTTCAGCCTGATGAACCAGTTCTTCAGCCTGCTGAGCCAGCCA GCTGGGTTATGGGCTACGGCCAGATGTGGCGGGAAATGACCGAGCAAGATGGCCCTGTGCTTTGCAGCAACGTGCCCATCATACACT CCGGTTCTGGTTCCAGAGACCATTTCCCAGCTGAATGGGCCCTTGACCACCTGATGGAGGAGCAGAGGGCATCAGCGAACAAGGAGGGACCAGTCAGTGAGAGGGCAAATATGGAGGAGACTGAGGCCAAAGAGGATGTGCAGCCTG GCTGGGTTGTGGCCTATGGCCAGATGTGGCGGGAAATGACCGAGCAAGATGGTCCTGTGCTTTGCAGCAACATGCCCATCATATACT CTGGCCCTGGCTCCAGTTAG
- the LOC121683545 gene encoding uncharacterized protein LOC121683545 isoform X4, whose product MANVDTAERRVQEVGAPGELKERLKSHVRAFRVRRKPYWVPQRGWGQNNMNDMNTEDTQARKDLRPTEAASEKVNVENTLVEEDLQPDEPVLQPAEPASWVMGYGQMWREMTEQDGPVLCSNVPIIHSGSGSRDHFPAEWALDHLMEEQRASANKEGPVSERANMEETEAKEDVQPGEPASNLFNFFLKGWVVAYGQMWREMTEQDGPVLCSNMPIIYSGPGSS is encoded by the exons ATGGCTAACGTGGACACTGCTGAGAGAAGGGTGCAGGAAGTTGGAGCTCCAGGAGAACTCAAGGAAAGACTGAAGTCTCATGTACGGGCTTTTAGAGTGAGGCGTAAGCCATACTGGGTGCCCCAGAGAGGCTGGGGACAAAACAACATGAATGACATGAACACGGAGGACACTCAGGCAAGAAAGGATCTTCGGCCTACTGAAGCAGCCAGTGAGAAGGTGAACGTGGAGAATACTCTGGTTGAGGAGGATCTTCAGCCTGATGAACCAGTTCTTCAGCCTGCTGAGCCAGCCA GCTGGGTTATGGGCTACGGCCAGATGTGGCGGGAAATGACCGAGCAAGATGGCCCTGTGCTTTGCAGCAACGTGCCCATCATACACT CCGGTTCTGGTTCCAGAGACCATTTCCCAGCTGAATGGGCCCTTGACCACCTGATGGAGGAGCAGAGGGCATCAGCGAACAAGGAGGGACCAGTCAGTGAGAGGGCAAATATGGAGGAGACTGAGGCCAAAGAGGATGTGCAGCCTGGTGAACCAGCAA GTAACCTTTTCAATTTCTTTCTAAAAGGCTGGGTTGTGGCCTATGGCCAGATGTGGCGGGAAATGACCGAGCAAGATGGTCCTGTGCTTTGCAGCAACATGCCCATCATATACT CTGGCCCTGGCTCCAGTTAG
- the LOC121683545 gene encoding uncharacterized protein LOC121683545 isoform X5: MANVDTAERRVQEVGAPGELKERLKSHVRAFRVRRKPYWVPQRGWGQNNMNDMNTEDTQARKDLRPTEAASEKVNVENTLVEEDLQPDEPVLQPAEPASWVMGYGQMWREMTEQDGPVLCSNVPIIHSGSGSRDHFPAEWALDHLMEEQRASANKEGPVSERANMEETEAKEDVQPGEPASWVVAYGQMWREMTEQDGPVLCSNMPIIYSGPGSS, encoded by the exons ATGGCTAACGTGGACACTGCTGAGAGAAGGGTGCAGGAAGTTGGAGCTCCAGGAGAACTCAAGGAAAGACTGAAGTCTCATGTACGGGCTTTTAGAGTGAGGCGTAAGCCATACTGGGTGCCCCAGAGAGGCTGGGGACAAAACAACATGAATGACATGAACACGGAGGACACTCAGGCAAGAAAGGATCTTCGGCCTACTGAAGCAGCCAGTGAGAAGGTGAACGTGGAGAATACTCTGGTTGAGGAGGATCTTCAGCCTGATGAACCAGTTCTTCAGCCTGCTGAGCCAGCCA GCTGGGTTATGGGCTACGGCCAGATGTGGCGGGAAATGACCGAGCAAGATGGCCCTGTGCTTTGCAGCAACGTGCCCATCATACACT CCGGTTCTGGTTCCAGAGACCATTTCCCAGCTGAATGGGCCCTTGACCACCTGATGGAGGAGCAGAGGGCATCAGCGAACAAGGAGGGACCAGTCAGTGAGAGGGCAAATATGGAGGAGACTGAGGCCAAAGAGGATGTGCAGCCTGGTGAACCAGCAA GCTGGGTTGTGGCCTATGGCCAGATGTGGCGGGAAATGACCGAGCAAGATGGTCCTGTGCTTTGCAGCAACATGCCCATCATATACT CTGGCCCTGGCTCCAGTTAG